One part of the Nitrospira defluvii genome encodes these proteins:
- the fliM gene encoding flagellar motor switch protein FliM produces MDKILSQEEIDALMGGVMSGEVETAPKEEEEPGGVKAYSLTSQERIIRGRMPTMEMINDRFTRQQSISWTSLLREKIEFSVIGTQIIKFGDFIQKVPVPSSFNLFAMEPLRGNGLYIMDAMLVYLIVDFFFGGKVQTHVKPEGREFTPIQLRLIKKLVQQALADLEKAWHAVMPVKISYLRSESNPQFAMVVTTSEIVVVVTLQVHLGDITREMFIAYPYSMLEPIKEKLYSGLFADNVEQDSSWGSRFKESLQECDVAVAVQLGTARISVQDLMNFGPGDVLMLDQHPGDPMLCLVEGDPKFHGQPGVFKGNHACRVTKVLG; encoded by the coding sequence ATGGACAAGATACTCTCCCAAGAAGAAATCGATGCCTTGATGGGCGGAGTCATGTCCGGCGAGGTCGAGACGGCCCCGAAAGAAGAGGAAGAGCCGGGCGGCGTCAAAGCCTATAGTCTCACCAGCCAGGAGCGGATCATTCGCGGGCGCATGCCCACGATGGAAATGATCAATGACCGCTTCACGCGACAACAGTCCATCTCCTGGACAAGCCTCCTGCGGGAGAAGATCGAGTTCAGCGTGATCGGGACCCAGATCATTAAATTCGGCGATTTCATCCAGAAGGTGCCGGTGCCGTCTTCCTTCAACCTGTTTGCGATGGAGCCGTTGCGGGGGAACGGCCTCTACATCATGGACGCCATGCTGGTGTACCTGATCGTAGACTTCTTCTTCGGCGGAAAAGTCCAGACGCATGTGAAGCCGGAGGGCCGCGAGTTCACGCCGATTCAGCTGCGTTTGATCAAGAAGCTTGTTCAACAGGCGCTGGCCGATCTCGAAAAGGCCTGGCACGCGGTGATGCCGGTGAAGATCAGCTATCTGCGCTCCGAAAGCAATCCACAGTTCGCCATGGTCGTGACCACGTCGGAAATCGTCGTCGTTGTGACGCTGCAGGTCCATCTTGGCGACATCACCCGTGAAATGTTCATTGCCTATCCTTACTCCATGTTGGAGCCGATCAAAGAGAAGCTGTATTCCGGCCTCTTTGCCGACAACGTGGAGCAGGACAGCAGCTGGGGCAGTCGCTTCAAGGAATCTCTGCAGGAGTGTGACGTGGCTGTCGCGGTGCAACTCGGCACCGCACGGATCAGCGTGCAGGATCTGATGAACTTCGGCCCCGGCGACGTCCTCATGCTCGATCAACATCCCGGCGATCCGATGCTGTGTTTAGTCGAGGGTGATCCGAAGTTTCACGGGCAACCTGGGGTATTCAAAGGCAACCACGCGTGCCGCGTCACCAAAGTGTTGGGGTAA
- a CDS encoding flagellar basal body-associated FliL family protein, producing the protein MSEATEEKAPAAPAGIPMKMVIIIVAGVLVLALGGAFAMFKMMGGSSAEKPQAEAGADKAAAHGAAEEKSGEHGAVADASAIADLDPFIVNLADSPEIRYLKVTLKVEADGSGTVEQIKARTPQIRDAILVLLTSLDSATARSPQGKHKLREDITERINGLLPKKSVKSTYFTEFVIQ; encoded by the coding sequence ATGTCAGAAGCAACAGAAGAAAAGGCGCCCGCAGCACCGGCAGGCATTCCCATGAAGATGGTGATCATCATCGTCGCTGGGGTGTTGGTCTTGGCGTTGGGCGGCGCCTTCGCGATGTTCAAGATGATGGGCGGGTCCTCTGCCGAAAAGCCGCAGGCCGAGGCCGGAGCGGACAAGGCTGCCGCGCATGGCGCGGCGGAGGAAAAGTCGGGAGAACATGGGGCCGTTGCGGACGCCAGCGCCATTGCCGACCTGGATCCGTTTATCGTGAATCTCGCGGATTCGCCGGAAATTCGTTATCTCAAGGTCACGCTGAAGGTGGAGGCGGATGGCTCAGGAACCGTCGAACAAATCAAGGCCCGCACACCGCAGATTCGTGACGCCATCCTCGTGCTCTTGACCAGTCTGGATTCGGCTACCGCCCGTTCGCCTCAGGGAAAACACAAGCTGCGCGAAGATATCACCGAGCGCATCAACGGCCTGCTGCCGAAGAAATCGGTCAAATCGACCTACTTCACGGAATTCGTCATCCAGTAA
- a CDS encoding flagellar hook capping FlgD N-terminal domain-containing protein yields MDISKVITQTAPTDSATPTTDGPKPLGKDDFLKLLVTQLQHQDPLKPLENEAFIAQTAQFSQLEQMAKLVTLMEKSVALQESAQSKTTQSGTTAVA; encoded by the coding sequence ATGGATATCAGCAAGGTGATTACACAGACGGCTCCGACGGATTCAGCCACTCCGACGACCGATGGGCCTAAGCCGCTCGGCAAAGATGATTTTTTAAAACTACTCGTGACGCAGCTTCAGCATCAGGACCCCCTGAAGCCTCTGGAGAACGAGGCGTTCATCGCACAGACGGCGCAGTTCTCCCAGTTGGAGCAAATGGCGAAGCTGGTGACCCTCATGGAGAAAAGCGTGGCGCTCCAGGAGTCGGCCCAGAGCAAGACCACCCAGAGCGGTACCACGGCGGTGGCATAA
- the fliN gene encoding flagellar motor switch protein FliN — protein sequence MGNGDSTAQTGSPNGEVSPQPTSFPPVDNQGAVPTNKNIEFVLDIPLQVTVQIGSTRMLIRELLQLGQGSVIELNKLAGEPMEVLVNNKLVARGEVVVVNEKFGIRLTDVVSPNQRIQQLG from the coding sequence ATGGGCAACGGTGACAGCACGGCACAGACAGGCTCCCCGAACGGCGAAGTCAGTCCGCAACCCACCTCCTTCCCCCCCGTGGACAACCAGGGGGCGGTGCCGACCAACAAGAATATCGAATTCGTCCTGGATATCCCGCTTCAGGTCACGGTGCAGATCGGGTCCACCAGGATGTTGATCCGCGAATTACTGCAGCTCGGGCAAGGCTCAGTCATTGAGCTCAACAAGCTCGCAGGTGAACCGATGGAAGTGCTCGTCAACAACAAGCTGGTCGCCCGCGGCGAGGTGGTCGTCGTCAACGAAAAATTCGGTATTCGACTGACTGATGTCGTCAGCCCGAATCAGCGCATTCAGCAACTGGGCTGA
- the fliP gene encoding flagellar type III secretion system pore protein FliP (The bacterial flagellar biogenesis protein FliP forms a type III secretion system (T3SS)-type pore required for flagellar assembly.) — MVCLVSASIAHAEGPTLTLDLGGGGTKQTAVVLQILALLTVLSLAPALFIMVTSFTRMVIVLSFLRQALGTQQVPPNQVLISLALFLTMFVMAPVGQTVYKDALQPLLAEQIGYDEAWNRGIRPIRTFMLKQMRDKDLELFLELSHAPKPAQVDDVPTHVIIPAFVLSELRISFQIGFLLYIPFLIVDMVVASVLMSMGMMLLPPVMISLPFKLILFVLADGWYLVVGSMVRSFQ; from the coding sequence ATGGTCTGTCTGGTGAGCGCCTCCATCGCTCACGCGGAAGGTCCCACGCTGACGCTCGACCTTGGCGGCGGCGGCACGAAGCAAACCGCCGTCGTGCTCCAGATCCTCGCGCTCCTCACCGTCCTCTCGTTGGCGCCGGCCCTGTTCATCATGGTGACGTCGTTCACCCGCATGGTGATCGTGCTGTCGTTTCTCCGCCAAGCCCTGGGCACCCAGCAGGTGCCGCCCAACCAAGTGTTGATCAGCCTGGCGTTGTTTCTGACGATGTTTGTCATGGCTCCAGTGGGGCAGACGGTCTACAAGGATGCCCTCCAGCCCTTGCTCGCGGAACAAATCGGGTACGACGAAGCATGGAATCGGGGAATTCGACCGATTCGCACCTTCATGTTGAAGCAGATGCGCGACAAGGACCTGGAACTCTTTCTGGAACTCTCGCACGCGCCGAAACCGGCGCAGGTGGACGACGTGCCGACCCACGTCATCATCCCGGCTTTTGTGTTGAGTGAATTGCGGATTTCGTTTCAGATCGGATTCCTGCTCTACATTCCCTTTCTGATCGTGGATATGGTGGTCGCCAGCGTGCTGATGTCCATGGGCATGATGCTCCTGCCGCCGGTCATGATTTCGCTTCCGTTCAAACTGATCCTCTTTGTGTTGGCCGATGGCTGGTATCTCGTCGTCGGGTCCATGGTCAGAAGCTTTCAATAG
- the flgE gene encoding flagellar hook protein FlgE encodes MGILTSMFTAVTGLSSYGNAMGVIGNNIANVGTAGFKSSRATFSDLISSSLGAGAGGNQIGLGVFLNDVQTNFSQGSMTTTGNTFDLAIDGNGFYQVRNPSGSVFYTRAGQFKVDSSGQVVDASGALLQGYQADTAGNITSTIGGITLTSSAVAPLATTSAEILGNLNANATAPTAAFSVTDTTSYNFSTGMTFYDSLGNSHQMQLYFRKTAANAWSVYSQIDGGAAAAQTNMTFNASGAVTAGGTQTLTATLTNGATTPQTITVDVSSLTQFGAASGVESQTQDGYSSGTLDRISVDKEGRVMAQFTNGQTRALAQVVLSRFTNPDGLANVGDNHFLETLESGAALAGAPTLNGLGRVLSGTVEQSNVDLGKEFVDMIITQRAFQANSRAITTSDEMLQELVNLKR; translated from the coding sequence ATGGGTATTTTGACATCGATGTTCACGGCAGTGACCGGCTTGAGTTCCTACGGCAACGCCATGGGCGTCATCGGTAACAACATCGCCAACGTCGGGACGGCGGGATTTAAGTCGAGCCGGGCAACCTTTTCCGACCTGATCTCATCGAGTCTCGGGGCCGGAGCCGGCGGCAATCAAATCGGCCTCGGTGTGTTTCTCAACGATGTGCAGACGAATTTTTCGCAGGGATCGATGACGACCACCGGGAATACCTTCGACCTGGCGATCGACGGGAACGGTTTTTATCAAGTGCGCAATCCATCCGGGTCCGTGTTCTATACGAGGGCCGGACAATTCAAGGTCGACAGCTCGGGACAGGTGGTCGATGCGAGCGGGGCTTTGCTTCAAGGATACCAGGCCGATACGGCAGGGAACATCACCAGCACGATCGGCGGCATTACGTTGACGTCCAGTGCCGTCGCTCCGCTGGCGACGACCAGCGCGGAGATCCTCGGTAATCTGAATGCGAATGCCACCGCGCCGACGGCGGCGTTCAGCGTGACCGATACCACGTCGTACAACTTCTCCACGGGTATGACGTTTTACGACTCGCTGGGGAATTCGCACCAGATGCAACTGTATTTCCGGAAAACCGCCGCGAATGCCTGGAGCGTCTATTCTCAGATCGACGGCGGCGCGGCCGCCGCGCAAACGAACATGACGTTCAACGCGAGCGGTGCCGTCACCGCCGGCGGCACGCAGACCCTCACCGCCACGTTGACGAACGGAGCCACCACCCCACAGACCATCACGGTGGACGTATCGTCGTTGACGCAATTCGGAGCGGCGTCCGGAGTGGAAAGCCAGACACAAGACGGGTATTCATCCGGCACCCTTGATCGGATCAGCGTCGATAAGGAAGGCAGGGTGATGGCCCAGTTCACGAACGGACAAACTCGCGCCCTCGCGCAAGTCGTGTTGAGCCGCTTTACGAATCCGGATGGCTTGGCAAATGTCGGTGACAATCACTTTCTGGAGACGCTGGAATCCGGTGCTGCCCTGGCTGGTGCGCCGACGTTAAACGGCCTGGGCCGAGTGCTCTCCGGCACCGTCGAGCAGTCCAACGTTGATCTCGGGAAGGAGTTCGTCGACATGATCATCACGCAGCGGGCGTTTCAAGCGAACTCCCGTGCGATCACGACCAGCGACGAAATGTTGCAGGAACTGGTGAACTTGAAACGATAA
- a CDS encoding flagellar hook-length control protein FliK, which yields MYSKPESTTQQFERSADVTSREQVVTRKEVTGERKDQLSEQEAPREHSESDEPSDEQSTAVNDAMVVAMNTSVNAAPPPTVQAHDTAELGTQPVQDAMNTVTAVGDPGPAITEASAPAMNVSMTAGEQAKTGAVPGTTSVPVAEVQDTAAPPKAGNAPSEPQAAAAVQGESIATPTQANNIEAPVVPEKAEPDTAKQAVAAVTLRKQDGQVQPQLQPNQADGSALVDAMAQGSAMSGSQGSGGAEQHLAQDSGRFSDSSGESHRPSANVLPTGEGNNRALFLDRMNGLGQPVSVATEGSSGGNDSGQSTGALHASDADRLGEFRGPTPFSQTVTLDLDPLDMGPLRVRVMMNDQTVHAHIRTEHGELGQGLLQQGQSLESSLRTTGLEMGMLRVTVDQQQGRGDNAWMFQQQQQQQGRSSSSNMSHAAGREDERGVRGERGVGSNDRVSIFA from the coding sequence ATGTACTCGAAACCAGAATCCACTACGCAGCAGTTTGAACGATCTGCGGATGTGACGTCCCGAGAACAGGTAGTGACCAGAAAAGAAGTCACCGGAGAACGCAAGGATCAGCTTTCAGAGCAGGAAGCACCACGCGAGCACTCGGAGTCTGACGAACCTTCGGACGAGCAATCGACAGCGGTGAACGATGCCATGGTGGTCGCCATGAATACCTCCGTGAACGCAGCCCCGCCGCCGACGGTTCAGGCTCATGATACGGCCGAGCTTGGTACTCAACCAGTCCAAGATGCCATGAACACGGTCACCGCTGTCGGCGATCCTGGTCCCGCCATCACGGAAGCTTCTGCCCCAGCGATGAATGTTTCGATGACGGCAGGCGAGCAGGCGAAGACAGGCGCGGTTCCCGGCACGACGAGCGTACCGGTCGCTGAAGTGCAAGACACCGCCGCACCGCCCAAGGCGGGGAATGCGCCTTCAGAGCCGCAGGCGGCTGCGGCAGTACAAGGGGAGTCCATTGCGACCCCTACCCAAGCGAATAACATCGAGGCACCTGTGGTCCCTGAGAAGGCCGAACCGGATACGGCGAAACAAGCGGTCGCCGCCGTGACGCTCAGGAAACAGGATGGACAGGTTCAGCCGCAACTCCAGCCGAACCAGGCCGACGGTTCAGCCCTGGTGGATGCAATGGCTCAAGGCTCCGCGATGAGTGGATCCCAGGGGAGCGGCGGCGCAGAACAACACCTTGCACAGGACTCCGGAAGATTTTCTGACTCATCAGGCGAATCACATCGCCCCTCCGCGAATGTTCTTCCGACGGGCGAAGGAAACAATCGGGCGCTGTTTCTCGATCGTATGAACGGGCTGGGTCAGCCGGTCAGCGTAGCCACCGAGGGCTCATCCGGCGGAAATGACAGCGGACAATCGACAGGCGCCTTGCATGCGTCGGATGCCGACCGACTGGGGGAGTTTCGAGGGCCCACACCGTTCAGCCAGACTGTCACCCTCGATCTCGATCCGTTGGATATGGGGCCGTTGCGTGTTCGAGTCATGATGAACGATCAGACGGTGCATGCGCATATCAGGACCGAGCATGGAGAGTTAGGGCAGGGGTTGCTGCAACAGGGGCAATCGCTTGAATCATCGCTCCGTACGACCGGCCTGGAAATGGGCATGTTGCGGGTGACGGTGGATCAGCAACAGGGGCGAGGCGACAACGCGTGGATGTTTCAACAACAGCAGCAACAACAAGGCCGTTCATCGTCTTCGAACATGTCGCACGCGGCGGGCCGAGAAGATGAACGCGGGGTGAGGGGAGAGCGTGGTGTCGGATCGAATGACCGTGTGAGTATTTTTGCCTGA
- the fliQ gene encoding flagellar biosynthesis protein FliQ, with translation MMTIETVTEIGRQAIETCMLVSAPVLGLSLVVGLIVSTFQAMTQINEATLTFVPKVLAVFAATLLFLPWMLGVLITFMTHIITSIPTLIH, from the coding sequence ATGATGACAATTGAAACCGTGACAGAAATCGGACGGCAGGCCATCGAAACGTGCATGCTCGTGTCCGCGCCGGTTCTTGGGCTCAGCCTCGTGGTGGGGTTGATCGTCAGCACGTTCCAAGCCATGACCCAGATCAACGAAGCTACCCTGACGTTCGTGCCGAAGGTCCTGGCAGTCTTTGCTGCGACGCTCCTGTTTCTCCCGTGGATGCTGGGTGTCCTGATTACGTTTATGACCCACATCATCACCAGCATTCCGACGCTGATTCACTGA
- a CDS encoding FliO/MopB family protein, with amino-acid sequence MEMWESVVRMVSALGIVLALILGLLAVARSTIGRRFLPVGGTPIVQILGSGPLGSRKHVMVVAVAGEVFILGTTPTDLVPLGKVTDPEQVKRLMANAAPLCTPASFRTPEVNGEETSRAN; translated from the coding sequence ATGGAAATGTGGGAAAGTGTCGTGCGCATGGTATCCGCGCTCGGGATTGTGCTGGCGCTCATCCTGGGACTTCTGGCCGTGGCCAGGTCGACGATCGGTCGACGATTTCTTCCGGTCGGCGGAACTCCGATCGTGCAAATTTTGGGGAGCGGTCCATTGGGATCTCGCAAGCATGTGATGGTGGTGGCGGTCGCAGGGGAAGTCTTTATCCTCGGTACCACTCCGACCGATCTGGTGCCGCTGGGAAAAGTCACAGATCCGGAACAGGTGAAACGCCTGATGGCGAATGCCGCGCCCCTGTGTACGCCCGCATCGTTTCGGACTCCAGAGGTGAACGGTGAGGAGACATCGCGTGCGAACTAA